From Culicoidibacter larvae, a single genomic window includes:
- a CDS encoding alpha-amylase family protein: MLRPVNHVHLDFHTSEQIDDIGKDFDALEFINTLKTIDVDSVTTFAKCHHGNLYYYTDLPEQHPFLEKNLLLEQYQITQANNIQMPVYISVGFDERQAYEHPEWIAIDTSGRQIKEFGDQPFDSGWHWLCLNNGYQQKIVEVINDVIQRIGAVDGFFFDIVTQPECCCPNCKKAMLAAGMDPTAASERYRFARQVEANFKELVYQTIRSQLPQATVFFNGLVWQHLTELSIPNYTHLEVESLASGIWGYEHYPLLIKYLQNGPLDTIAMTARFHKSWADFGGYKNPAALEYEVVRSILSGSTISIGDQLHPNGKLDNKAYELMAAPFTLVKKYWQTTRTSRDVCDIAIYLDNRYEDSNLFSAAVAGAAKIMQESHLLYDIIDASADLSNYKLVIFPDHIHADENLAAKIAAYKAVGGKILASYQSLNESTHLLPLADIKPSNFEQDYVDISATHYICYQAGMLASPALGADCQHPIWEPYFNRSYRHFSSHFQTPEKAANGYFDWLADDASVYLAHAYFSLYYRNGNHIYKECVQQAVRQLITPTLAVVGLPTTAALGLRQAAQAEACIITLTNYVPLKKGDVYTIEDIPVLHDVQISFNDRTIRGVDVVDAQTQATFDGDQLQLDNIHGHALVTVFFNS; encoded by the coding sequence ATGCTTAGACCAGTCAATCATGTACATCTTGATTTCCACACCTCAGAGCAGATTGATGATATCGGTAAGGACTTTGATGCCCTTGAGTTCATCAATACCCTAAAAACAATTGATGTTGATTCGGTGACAACGTTTGCAAAATGTCACCATGGTAATTTGTATTACTATACCGATTTACCGGAACAGCATCCATTTTTAGAAAAAAATCTATTACTTGAGCAATATCAAATCACGCAAGCAAACAATATTCAAATGCCGGTGTATATATCGGTAGGTTTTGATGAGCGCCAGGCATATGAACACCCGGAATGGATTGCTATTGATACCAGTGGTCGCCAAATCAAAGAATTTGGCGACCAGCCTTTTGATTCAGGATGGCATTGGCTCTGCCTGAACAACGGCTATCAACAAAAAATTGTTGAGGTCATTAATGATGTCATTCAAAGAATTGGGGCTGTCGATGGCTTTTTCTTTGATATTGTTACCCAACCGGAATGTTGTTGCCCGAATTGTAAAAAGGCAATGCTGGCGGCCGGGATGGATCCGACAGCCGCAAGCGAACGCTATCGCTTCGCTCGCCAGGTCGAAGCTAACTTCAAAGAACTTGTTTACCAAACAATTCGCAGCCAGTTGCCGCAAGCTACTGTATTTTTTAACGGCTTGGTTTGGCAACATCTTACTGAGCTTTCAATACCAAACTACACCCATCTTGAAGTCGAATCACTGGCATCAGGAATTTGGGGCTACGAACATTATCCGTTGTTGATTAAATATCTCCAGAACGGACCTCTGGATACAATTGCCATGACGGCAAGATTCCATAAATCATGGGCTGATTTTGGCGGTTATAAAAACCCGGCAGCGCTGGAATATGAAGTAGTCCGCAGTATATTGTCGGGCAGCACCATTTCCATCGGTGACCAGTTGCACCCTAACGGCAAACTGGATAACAAAGCGTATGAATTAATGGCAGCGCCTTTTACCTTGGTGAAAAAATATTGGCAAACAACCCGGACAAGCCGTGATGTTTGCGACATTGCCATCTATCTTGACAATCGCTATGAAGATAGCAACCTCTTTAGTGCAGCGGTAGCCGGAGCAGCTAAAATCATGCAGGAAAGTCATTTGCTTTATGACATCATTGATGCAAGTGCTGACTTGAGCAACTATAAACTAGTCATCTTTCCTGACCACATTCATGCTGACGAAAATCTAGCAGCCAAAATTGCTGCCTACAAAGCAGTCGGCGGCAAAATCCTTGCCAGCTACCAAAGCTTGAATGAAAGTACCCACTTGCTTCCTTTAGCCGATATTAAACCAAGCAATTTTGAGCAAGATTACGTTGATATCAGCGCCACCCATTATATCTGTTACCAAGCTGGCATGCTGGCAAGTCCGGCCTTAGGCGCGGATTGCCAGCACCCAATCTGGGAACCATACTTTAATCGCAGCTACCGGCATTTTAGTTCGCATTTCCAAACCCCGGAAAAAGCGGCTAATGGCTATTTCGATTGGCTTGCTGACGATGCAAGTGTCTACTTGGCACATGCTTACTTTAGTTTGTATTATCGCAACGGCAACCATATATATAAGGAATGTGTGCAGCAGGCAGTGCGGCAGTTAATCACGCCGACGCTGGCGGTTGTGGGGTTGCCCACAACCGCAGCGCTTGGCCTGCGCCAAGCCGCGCAAGCGGAGGCTTGTATTATTACCCTGACAAACTATGTTCCATTGAAAAAGGGGGATGTCTATACGATAGAGGACATCCCGGTGCTTCATGATGTGCAAATCAGTTTCAACGATAGAACAATTCGCGGCGTTGATGTGGTTGATGCGCAGACTCAGGCAACTTTTGATGGTGACCAATTGCAGCTGGATAATATTCATGGGCATGCATTGGTTACAGTGTTTTTTAACTCCTAG
- a CDS encoding PTS sugar transporter subunit IIB produces the protein MKVLMACAGGMSSSFVADALKTEASNRGITDFEIIAVGDARIKEELGKNYWQIVILAPQVRFQSDRIKQLCDPLGIPVYNIENTSYTPMGAPKILDGIIEALNHA, from the coding sequence ATGAAAGTATTAATGGCATGTGCCGGTGGCATGAGTTCCTCATTTGTTGCTGATGCACTGAAAACTGAAGCAAGTAATCGTGGCATTACCGATTTTGAAATTATTGCGGTTGGTGATGCTCGTATCAAGGAAGAATTAGGCAAAAACTATTGGCAGATTGTTATTTTGGCGCCGCAAGTACGTTTCCAAAGTGACCGTATCAAACAATTATGCGATCCCTTAGGAATTCCCGTCTATAACATTGAAAATACATCTTATACACCAATGGGTGCGCCAAAAATTTTAGATGGCATTATTGAGGCACTTAATCATGCTTAG
- a CDS encoding DUF871 domain-containing protein, producing MIGISVYPYKEDLAKTIEYVETAGKLGVGRIFTNILSVPNLENEIARFKQVIAKAREYNMEVVIDIAPAVFSELGIKPDSLDFFQELGATAVRLDSGYDGFHEAMLTFEKSNMKVELNISYDNPYLETVLAYKPRHGAIWGCHNFYPQRYTGLALAHFEKCSKQVKQLGIRTAAFISSSNATHGPHPYNDRLCTLEMHRDLDLITQAKHLLALEYIDDIIVADVYASENELMKLVKLNKDVIEFNVIFEPGVSEQEKSVILNELHFCRGDINDFVSRSTFVKLKLKTATIPANNTAATLYRGDVSIGNDSFGQYKGEVNIVKQTIQNQQQLKNKVATIISEELFLIDYIQPWTKFTFKEA from the coding sequence ATGATAGGAATTTCGGTTTATCCGTACAAAGAAGACTTAGCAAAAACAATTGAATATGTTGAAACTGCCGGGAAGCTTGGTGTCGGTCGAATATTTACTAATATTCTGTCAGTGCCAAATCTCGAAAATGAAATTGCTCGTTTTAAACAAGTGATTGCTAAAGCACGCGAATATAATATGGAAGTAGTCATTGATATTGCCCCGGCAGTATTCAGTGAGTTAGGCATCAAGCCTGACTCACTGGACTTTTTCCAAGAGCTTGGCGCAACTGCTGTCCGCTTGGACAGCGGTTACGACGGCTTCCATGAAGCCATGCTGACTTTTGAGAAAAGCAATATGAAAGTGGAACTGAATATCAGTTATGATAACCCATATTTGGAAACAGTTCTGGCATATAAACCAAGACACGGAGCTATCTGGGGTTGCCACAATTTTTATCCCCAACGCTATACCGGTTTGGCATTGGCGCACTTTGAAAAGTGTTCAAAACAAGTGAAACAGCTGGGCATCCGCACTGCAGCATTTATTTCCAGCAGCAATGCAACTCATGGTCCGCATCCTTATAATGATCGCTTATGCACATTGGAAATGCATCGTGACCTTGATCTTATCACCCAAGCCAAGCATTTGTTGGCGCTTGAATACATTGATGATATTATTGTTGCCGATGTTTATGCCAGTGAGAACGAATTGATGAAGCTGGTTAAACTCAATAAGGATGTTATTGAGTTTAACGTTATTTTTGAACCCGGAGTCAGCGAACAGGAAAAGTCGGTTATCCTCAATGAATTGCATTTTTGTCGCGGCGACATTAATGACTTTGTTTCACGCTCGACATTTGTTAAACTAAAATTGAAGACGGCCACTATTCCGGCTAATAATACGGCGGCCACGCTTTATCGCGGTGATGTATCGATTGGCAATGATAGCTTTGGACAATATAAGGGCGAAGTCAACATTGTTAAACAAACGATTCAAAACCAACAGCAGCTAAAAAATAAAGTTGCAACAATAATAAGTGAAGAACTCTTCCTTATTGATTATATTCAACCATGGACTAAATTTACCTTTAAGGAGGCATAA